From Pseudoxanthomonas sp. YR558, the proteins below share one genomic window:
- the hflD gene encoding high frequency lysogenization protein HflD, giving the protein MSNRYSDRVLALAGLAQALHQVRRIAETGQSESSAVQASLESVFRIDAASPMAVYGRLGDITPGLRVLRGYLAKEAGDDALPRLAMSVLQLERRFVSEDDTVHAVVRGLNEIAPRAEQQGSTHPDTLSALGGLYADTISHLRPRVMVQGNPHYLGQPGVVAEIRAILLAAVRSAVLWRQLGGSMWDFVLGRRQMLDAVDAWLD; this is encoded by the coding sequence TTGAGCAACCGATATTCCGACCGTGTGCTGGCCCTCGCCGGGCTGGCGCAGGCCCTCCACCAGGTGCGCCGCATCGCAGAGACCGGCCAGTCCGAGTCCTCGGCCGTGCAGGCATCGCTGGAAAGCGTGTTCCGCATCGACGCGGCTTCTCCGATGGCGGTCTATGGCCGCCTCGGCGACATCACGCCCGGCCTGCGCGTGCTGCGCGGTTACCTGGCCAAAGAGGCGGGCGACGACGCGCTGCCCCGCCTGGCGATGTCCGTGTTGCAATTGGAGCGCCGCTTCGTCAGCGAGGACGACACCGTGCATGCCGTCGTGCGCGGGTTGAACGAGATCGCCCCGCGTGCGGAACAACAGGGAAGCACGCATCCGGACACCCTGTCCGCGCTGGGCGGGCTGTACGCCGACACCATCAGCCACTTACGTCCGCGCGTGATGGTCCAGGGTAACCCGCACTACCTTGGCCAGCCGGGCGTGGTGGCGGAGATCCGCGCCATCCTGCTGGCTGCGGTGCGTTCGGCCGTGCTGTGGCGCCAACTGGGCGGCTCGATGTGGGATTTCGTGCTCGGCCGCAGGCAGATGCTCGACGCCGTGGACGCCTGGCTCGACTGA
- the acnB gene encoding bifunctional aconitate hydratase 2/2-methylisocitrate dehydratase encodes MLEAYRHHVAERAALGIPPLPLSAQQTAEVIELLKNPPAGEEDFLVELITHRVPAGVDDAAKVKASYLAAVAFGTEKTPLITPTRATELLGTMLGGYNIHPLIELLDNAELGATAAEGLKHTLLMFDSFHDVQEKAEQGNAHAQAVLKSWADAEWFTSKPEVPQSLTVTVFKVPGETNTDDLSPAPDATTRPDIPLHALAMLKNKRPDAPFVPEEDGKRGPIQEILSLKDKGHLVAYVGDVVGTGSSRKSATNSVLWFTGEDIPFIPNKRFGGVCLGSKIAPIFYNTMEDAGALPIELDVSQMNHGDVVELRPYDGKALKNGEVIAEFQVKSDVLFDEVRAGGRIPLIIGRGLTAKAREALKLPATDLFRQPQQPADSGKGFSLAQKMVGRACGLPEGQGVRPGAYCEPKMTSVGSQDTTGPMTRDELKDLACLGFSADLVMQSFCHTAAYPKPVDVKTHHTLPEFISTRGGISLRPGDGVIHSWLNRMLMPDTVGTGGDSHTRFPVGISFPAGSGLVAFAAATGVMPLDMPESVLVRFKGELQPGVTLRDLVNAIPYYAIKSGLLTVAKAGKKNIFSGRILEIEGLPDLKVEQAFELSDASAERSAAGCTVRLNKEPIIEYLTSNITLLKWMIAEGYADARSLSRRIAKMEEWLADPQLLEPDADAEYAAIIDIDLADVHEPLLACPNDPDDVKTLSDVAGTVIDEVFIGSCMTNIGHFRAAAKLLEGKRDIPTRLWVAPPTKMDASELTKEGVYGTFGTAGARMEMPGCSLCMGNQAQVREGATVFSTSTRNFPNRLGRNSNVFLGSAELAAICSRLGKIPTKAEYMADIGVINEKGAEIYRYMNFDQIEEYQDVAKTVAA; translated from the coding sequence ATGTTGGAAGCCTATCGCCACCACGTAGCCGAGCGCGCCGCGCTGGGCATCCCGCCGCTGCCGCTGTCGGCCCAGCAGACGGCCGAGGTCATCGAACTGCTGAAGAACCCGCCAGCCGGTGAAGAGGACTTCCTGGTCGAGCTGATCACGCATCGCGTGCCCGCCGGCGTCGACGATGCCGCCAAGGTGAAAGCGTCCTACTTGGCCGCCGTCGCGTTCGGTACCGAGAAGACCCCGCTGATCACGCCCACGCGCGCCACCGAGCTGCTGGGCACGATGCTGGGCGGCTACAACATCCACCCGCTGATCGAGCTGCTCGACAACGCCGAGCTGGGCGCGACCGCCGCCGAAGGGCTGAAGCACACGCTGCTGATGTTCGACAGTTTCCACGACGTGCAGGAGAAGGCGGAGCAGGGCAATGCCCACGCGCAGGCCGTGCTGAAGAGCTGGGCCGACGCCGAATGGTTCACCAGCAAGCCGGAAGTACCGCAGAGCCTGACCGTCACCGTCTTCAAGGTGCCGGGCGAGACCAACACCGACGACCTGTCGCCGGCGCCCGACGCCACCACGCGTCCGGACATCCCGCTGCACGCATTGGCGATGCTGAAGAACAAGCGCCCCGATGCGCCGTTCGTGCCGGAAGAAGACGGCAAGCGCGGCCCGATCCAGGAAATCCTGTCGCTGAAAGACAAGGGCCATCTGGTCGCTTACGTCGGTGACGTGGTCGGCACCGGCTCTTCGCGCAAGTCGGCAACCAACAGCGTGCTGTGGTTCACCGGCGAGGACATCCCGTTCATCCCGAACAAGCGCTTCGGTGGCGTCTGCCTGGGCAGCAAGATCGCCCCGATTTTCTACAACACGATGGAAGACGCCGGCGCGCTGCCGATCGAACTCGACGTCTCGCAGATGAACCATGGCGACGTGGTCGAGCTGCGACCGTACGACGGCAAGGCATTGAAGAACGGCGAAGTGATCGCCGAGTTCCAGGTGAAGTCCGACGTGCTGTTCGACGAAGTGCGCGCCGGTGGCCGCATCCCGCTGATCATCGGCCGCGGCCTGACCGCGAAGGCCCGCGAAGCGCTGAAGCTGCCGGCGACGGACCTGTTCCGCCAGCCGCAGCAGCCCGCCGACAGCGGCAAGGGCTTCTCGCTGGCGCAGAAGATGGTGGGGCGCGCCTGCGGCTTGCCGGAAGGCCAGGGCGTGCGCCCGGGTGCCTACTGCGAGCCGAAGATGACTTCGGTGGGTTCGCAGGACACCACCGGCCCGATGACCCGCGACGAGCTGAAGGACTTGGCTTGCCTGGGTTTCTCCGCCGACCTGGTGATGCAGTCCTTCTGCCATACCGCGGCCTATCCGAAGCCGGTCGACGTGAAGACGCACCATACGCTGCCGGAGTTCATCTCCACCCGCGGCGGCATCTCGCTGCGCCCGGGCGACGGCGTGATCCACAGCTGGCTCAACCGCATGCTGATGCCCGACACCGTCGGTACCGGTGGCGACTCGCATACGCGCTTCCCGGTGGGCATTTCGTTCCCGGCCGGTTCCGGCCTGGTCGCGTTCGCCGCGGCCACCGGCGTGATGCCGCTGGACATGCCGGAATCGGTGCTGGTCCGCTTCAAGGGCGAGTTGCAGCCGGGCGTGACGCTGCGCGACCTGGTCAACGCGATCCCGTACTACGCCATCAAGTCCGGGCTGCTGACCGTGGCCAAGGCGGGCAAAAAGAACATCTTCTCCGGCCGCATCCTCGAGATCGAAGGCCTGCCGGATTTGAAGGTGGAGCAGGCGTTCGAACTGTCCGACGCCTCGGCCGAACGTTCCGCCGCCGGTTGCACCGTGCGCCTGAACAAGGAGCCGATCATCGAGTACCTCACCAGCAACATCACGCTGCTCAAGTGGATGATCGCCGAAGGTTACGCCGACGCCCGTTCGCTCAGCCGCCGCATCGCGAAGATGGAAGAGTGGCTGGCCGACCCGCAGTTGCTGGAGCCGGATGCCGACGCCGAGTACGCGGCGATCATCGACATCGATCTCGCCGACGTGCACGAGCCGCTGCTGGCCTGCCCGAACGACCCGGACGATGTGAAGACGCTGTCGGATGTCGCGGGTACCGTGATCGACGAAGTGTTCATCGGTTCGTGCATGACCAACATCGGTCACTTCCGCGCCGCCGCCAAGCTGTTGGAAGGCAAGCGCGACATTCCGACCCGCCTCTGGGTCGCGCCGCCGACCAAGATGGATGCCTCGGAGCTGACCAAGGAAGGCGTCTACGGTACGTTCGGCACCGCGGGTGCGCGCATGGAAATGCCCGGCTGCTCGCTGTGCATGGGCAACCAGGCGCAGGTGCGCGAAGGCGCGACGGTGTTCTCCACCTCGACCCGCAACTTCCCGAACCGCCTGGGTCGCAACTCCAACGTGTTCCTGGGGTCGGCCGAGCTGGCCGCGATCTGCTCACGCCTGGGCAAGATCCCGACCAAGGCCGAGTACATGGCCGACATCGGCGTGATCAACGAGAAGGGCGCGGAGATCTATCGCTACATGAACTTCGACCAGATCGAGGAATACCAGGACGTGGCGAAGACCGTGGCGGCCTGA
- a CDS encoding type II toxin-antitoxin system VapC family toxin, translating to MIAVDAPVLIELLTDGPRADAVEAGLRQSLGSGRVVVCDAALAQLCASLRNGADALAAVEEMGVHFHAVEAKSALRAGEMQRRHRQRSGEARPIADFLVGAHALLQCDGLITFETAFHRDYFKGLKLIVPANE from the coding sequence ATGATCGCCGTCGATGCGCCCGTCCTGATCGAGTTGCTGACCGACGGCCCGCGCGCGGATGCCGTCGAAGCGGGCCTGCGCCAGAGCCTGGGCAGCGGCCGCGTGGTGGTCTGCGATGCCGCGCTGGCCCAGCTGTGCGCCTCGTTGCGCAATGGCGCCGACGCACTGGCGGCCGTCGAGGAAATGGGCGTGCACTTCCATGCCGTGGAAGCCAAGTCCGCGCTCCGTGCCGGCGAGATGCAGCGTCGTCACCGCCAGCGCTCCGGCGAGGCGAGGCCGATCGCCGACTTCCTGGTGGGCGCGCACGCGCTGTTGCAGTGCGATGGCCTGATCACCTTCGAGACCGCTTTCCACCGCGATTATTTCAAGGGCCTGAAACTGATCGTGCCCGCGAACGAATAA
- a CDS encoding AbrB/MazE/SpoVT family DNA-binding domain-containing protein yields the protein MEATVAERGQITLPKAVRDALGLTKGSVLKVELEGSRIVLRKSVDDAISRVRGKFALDAAPGTDTPAE from the coding sequence ATGGAAGCCACCGTTGCGGAACGCGGCCAGATCACCCTGCCGAAGGCGGTGCGGGACGCCCTGGGCCTCACCAAAGGCAGCGTGCTGAAGGTCGAACTGGAAGGTAGCCGCATCGTATTGCGGAAGAGTGTCGACGACGCGATCTCGCGCGTGCGCGGCAAGTTCGCTCTGGATGCCGCGCCCGGCACGGATACGCCCGCCGAATGA
- the acnA gene encoding aconitate hydratase AcnA gives MSDSFATRRSLDVNGASYAYYSLPALAERLDPAGGFARLPYSLKILLENLLRCEDGVTVLPEHVQAVAAWEAAKEPDTEIAFMPARVVLQDFTGVPCVVDLAAMRDAVVKLGGSPDQINPLIPSELVIDHSVQVDVFGSADALDLNGKIEFDRNKERYGFLRWGQKAFDNFKVVPPNTGIVHQVNLENLARVVMTGEKDGQAIAYPDTVFGTDSHTTMINGIGVLGWGVGGIEAEAAMLGQPSSMLIPQVVGFKLTGKLPEGATATDLVLTVTQMLRKLGVVGKFVEFYGDGLQHLPLADRATIGNMAPEYGATCGIFPIDHESLNYLRLSGRSEEQIALVEAYAKAQGLWHTPDSPHAEYSATLHLDMGDVKPSLAGPKRPQDRVLLQDVKQNFRDNLVPFADARRKRIDLVQEDRLKNEGGGGTAVGAQEAAHESSPHSGAVAKLRDGDVVIAAITSCTNTSNPAVMLGAGLLARNAAAKGLKAQPWVKTSLGPGSRVVTDYLEKAGVLDDLEKLGFYVVGYGCTTCIGNSGPLPDDVSAAIAADDLVVASVLSGNRNFEGRVHPEVKMNYLASPPLVVAYAIAGTTNIDLTAEPLGTGSDGQPVFLKDIWPSNKEIGDFIAATIGPEMFAKNYADVFKGDTRWNTIASPDGDLYAWDGDSTYIKNPPYFDGMSMAIGSIDDVHGARVLGLFGDSITTDHISPAGNIKKDSPAGRFLVSRGVQPVDFNSYGSRRGNDDVMVRGTFANIRIKNLMFGGEEGGNTLYFSSASPEKLSIYDAAMKYKAAGVPLVVIAGKEYGTGSSRDWAAKGTNLLGVKAVIAESFERIHRSNLVGMGVLPLQFVDGQNAQSLGLDGSEVFDVTGLQDGAAKTATVTARKADGKVVEFQAKVLLLTPKEVEYFRHGGLLHYVLRQLAARKAG, from the coding sequence ATGAGTGATTCCTTCGCCACCCGCCGTTCCCTGGACGTTAACGGCGCGTCCTACGCCTACTACAGCCTCCCCGCACTGGCTGAACGGCTGGACCCCGCCGGCGGCTTCGCCCGCCTGCCATATTCCCTAAAGATTCTGCTCGAGAACCTGCTGCGCTGCGAGGACGGGGTCACCGTGCTGCCGGAGCATGTCCAGGCCGTCGCCGCCTGGGAAGCCGCCAAGGAGCCGGACACCGAAATCGCCTTCATGCCGGCGCGCGTGGTGCTGCAGGATTTCACCGGCGTGCCCTGCGTCGTCGACCTGGCCGCCATGCGCGATGCCGTAGTGAAACTCGGCGGCAGCCCGGACCAGATCAATCCGCTGATCCCGTCCGAGCTGGTCATCGACCATTCGGTGCAGGTGGATGTGTTCGGCAGCGCCGATGCGCTGGACCTCAACGGCAAGATCGAGTTCGACCGCAACAAGGAGCGCTACGGTTTCCTGCGCTGGGGCCAGAAGGCGTTCGACAACTTCAAGGTGGTGCCGCCGAATACCGGCATCGTCCACCAGGTGAACCTGGAAAACCTCGCGCGCGTCGTGATGACCGGCGAGAAGGACGGCCAGGCCATCGCCTATCCCGACACCGTCTTCGGCACCGACAGCCACACCACGATGATCAACGGGATCGGCGTATTGGGCTGGGGCGTGGGCGGCATCGAGGCGGAAGCCGCGATGCTGGGCCAGCCGTCATCGATGCTGATTCCGCAAGTCGTGGGTTTCAAGCTGACCGGCAAGCTGCCGGAAGGCGCGACCGCCACCGACTTGGTGCTGACCGTCACCCAGATGCTGCGCAAGCTGGGCGTGGTGGGCAAGTTCGTCGAGTTCTACGGCGACGGCCTGCAGCACCTGCCGCTCGCCGACCGCGCCACCATCGGCAACATGGCGCCCGAGTATGGCGCCACTTGCGGCATCTTCCCGATCGACCACGAGTCGCTGAACTACCTGCGCCTGTCCGGTCGCAGTGAAGAACAGATCGCGCTGGTCGAGGCTTACGCCAAGGCTCAGGGCCTGTGGCATACGCCGGACAGCCCGCATGCCGAGTACAGCGCCACGCTGCACCTGGACATGGGCGATGTGAAGCCCTCGCTCGCCGGCCCCAAGCGGCCGCAGGATCGCGTGCTGCTGCAGGATGTGAAACAGAACTTCCGCGACAACCTGGTGCCGTTCGCCGATGCCCGCCGCAAGCGCATCGACCTGGTGCAGGAAGACCGGCTCAAGAACGAAGGCGGCGGCGGTACGGCGGTGGGCGCGCAGGAAGCCGCGCACGAATCTTCACCGCACAGCGGCGCGGTCGCGAAGCTGCGCGATGGCGACGTGGTGATCGCGGCGATCACCTCGTGCACCAACACCTCGAACCCAGCGGTGATGCTGGGCGCGGGTCTGCTCGCGCGCAACGCAGCGGCGAAAGGCCTGAAGGCGCAGCCGTGGGTCAAGACCTCGCTTGGGCCGGGCTCGCGCGTGGTCACCGACTATCTCGAGAAGGCGGGCGTCCTCGACGATCTGGAGAAGCTGGGCTTCTACGTCGTCGGATACGGGTGCACCACCTGCATCGGCAACTCCGGTCCGCTACCGGACGACGTTTCAGCCGCGATCGCCGCCGATGATCTCGTCGTCGCCTCGGTGCTGTCGGGCAACCGCAACTTCGAGGGACGCGTGCACCCCGAAGTGAAGATGAACTACCTGGCCAGCCCGCCGCTTGTCGTCGCGTATGCCATCGCCGGCACCACCAACATCGACCTGACGGCCGAGCCACTCGGCACCGGCAGCGACGGCCAACCGGTTTTCCTGAAGGACATCTGGCCCAGCAACAAGGAGATCGGCGACTTCATCGCCGCCACGATCGGTCCGGAGATGTTCGCCAAGAACTATGCCGATGTGTTCAAGGGCGATACGCGCTGGAACACCATCGCTTCGCCCGACGGCGACCTGTACGCGTGGGATGGCGATTCCACCTACATCAAGAACCCGCCCTATTTCGACGGCATGTCGATGGCGATCGGCAGCATCGACGACGTCCACGGCGCGCGCGTGCTCGGCCTGTTCGGGGACTCGATCACCACCGACCACATCTCGCCCGCCGGCAACATCAAGAAGGACTCGCCGGCCGGGCGCTTCCTCGTTTCGCGCGGCGTGCAGCCGGTCGACTTCAATAGCTACGGCAGCCGCCGCGGCAACGATGACGTCATGGTGCGCGGCACCTTCGCCAACATCCGCATCAAGAACCTGATGTTCGGTGGCGAGGAAGGCGGCAACACGTTGTACTTCAGCAGTGCATCGCCCGAGAAGTTGTCGATCTACGACGCGGCGATGAAGTACAAGGCTGCCGGCGTGCCGTTGGTCGTCATCGCGGGCAAGGAGTACGGCACCGGCTCCTCGCGCGACTGGGCCGCCAAGGGCACCAACCTGCTGGGCGTAAAGGCGGTGATCGCCGAGAGCTTCGAGCGCATCCACCGCTCCAACCTGGTCGGCATGGGCGTGCTGCCGCTGCAGTTTGTCGATGGCCAGAATGCGCAGTCGCTGGGCCTGGACGGTTCGGAAGTCTTCGACGTCACTGGCCTGCAGGACGGTGCGGCGAAAACCGCCACGGTCACCGCGCGCAAGGCCGATGGCAAGGTGGTCGAGTTCCAGGCCAAGGTCCTACTGCTGACCCCGAAGGAAGTGGAGTACTTCCGTCACGGTGGCCTGCTGCACTATGTGCTGCGCCAGCTGGCGGCGCGCAAGGCCGGTTGA
- a CDS encoding prolyl oligopeptidase family serine peptidase has protein sequence MSIRWKLLACLWLAAGNAVAQDALPYQTPPAEILQLADVQRPPSVVTDSRKQHMVLFYRDTFKSLAELSDEELRLGGLRVNPRTNIASTTTYFTNLQVQNLQGGNARQVAGLPANPRLANFAWSPDERRLAFTHTTRTGVEAWVVELATGQATRLTEARVNGNVGNPLTWFRDNQALLVRMLPAQRPALLDTARAVPTGPTVSVSDGSKAQNRTYQDLLKNPSDESNFAVLATSELHRVPLKGRATLWRAAAMYTGESFSPDGRYVLLHTLKKPFSYLVPYGRFPYRADVVETSGKPAVTVVDAPLAENLPKGFMAVRAGRREIEWRADQPATLVWAEALDKGDPANEVPFRDEAFAWQAPFSDAPQSLFKTVDRVQGILWGDDTHAIVTDYWWNTRHTRTYVLDPSKPGAALRELVSRSYQDQYSDPGQFETRKNASGETVLALDSGHAHLIGEGFTPEGQFPFIDRMELATGKKERLYTSRLEGQKESIQALLDPQQGTVLVRIESPTEFPNYYVRHLKQRIAPVPVTRFENPFKALQGVYKEVLTYKRADGLPLTGTLYLPAGYDRTAKREKLPLVMWAYPTEYKDRDSAGQNTTNPNEFIFPSYGSPVYWVARGYAVLDDAAFPIVGEGKDEPNDTFITQLVANAKAAIDAVDGLGYIDRSRVAVGGHSYGAFMTANLLTHSDLFAAGIARSGAYNRTLTPFGFQQEERNYWEAPSVYNDMSPFMHVEKMKTPLLLVHGEADNNSGTFTMQSERYFNALKGFGAPTRLVLLPKESHGYAAKESVLHLLWEQDQWLERYVKNKGQAAGAAPAAAR, from the coding sequence ATGTCGATTCGCTGGAAACTCCTGGCGTGCCTGTGGCTGGCCGCCGGAAACGCCGTCGCGCAGGATGCCCTGCCGTACCAGACACCGCCTGCGGAGATCCTGCAGCTGGCCGATGTGCAGCGTCCACCCAGCGTGGTGACGGACAGTCGCAAGCAGCACATGGTGCTGTTCTACCGCGACACCTTCAAATCGTTGGCAGAGCTCTCGGATGAGGAACTCCGTCTCGGCGGCCTGCGCGTGAACCCGCGCACCAACATCGCCAGCACCACCACATACTTCACCAACCTGCAGGTGCAAAACCTGCAGGGAGGCAATGCACGACAAGTGGCAGGTTTGCCTGCCAATCCGCGCTTGGCGAATTTCGCCTGGTCCCCCGACGAGCGCCGGCTGGCGTTCACCCACACCACGCGGACAGGCGTGGAGGCGTGGGTGGTGGAGCTGGCGACGGGGCAGGCTACGCGCCTGACCGAAGCCCGCGTCAACGGCAACGTGGGCAATCCGCTGACGTGGTTCCGCGACAACCAGGCGTTGCTGGTTCGCATGTTGCCCGCGCAGCGCCCGGCGCTGCTCGATACCGCACGCGCTGTCCCGACCGGGCCGACCGTATCGGTGAGCGATGGCAGCAAGGCCCAGAACCGCACCTATCAGGACCTGCTGAAGAACCCCTCGGACGAAAGCAATTTCGCCGTGCTCGCCACCTCCGAACTGCATCGCGTGCCGTTGAAGGGGCGCGCCACGCTCTGGCGCGCGGCGGCCATGTACACCGGGGAATCGTTCTCGCCGGATGGCCGCTATGTCTTGCTGCACACGCTGAAGAAGCCGTTCTCCTACCTGGTGCCGTATGGCCGCTTCCCGTATCGCGCGGACGTGGTGGAAACCTCGGGCAAGCCCGCAGTGACCGTCGTCGACGCTCCCTTGGCGGAGAACCTGCCGAAGGGCTTCATGGCCGTGCGCGCAGGGCGTCGTGAGATCGAATGGCGCGCCGACCAGCCCGCGACGCTGGTCTGGGCCGAGGCGCTCGACAAGGGCGACCCGGCGAATGAAGTGCCGTTCCGCGACGAAGCCTTCGCCTGGCAGGCGCCGTTCTCCGACGCGCCGCAATCGCTGTTCAAGACCGTCGACCGCGTGCAGGGCATCCTGTGGGGCGACGACACGCATGCGATCGTCACCGACTACTGGTGGAACACGCGTCACACACGGACGTACGTGCTGGATCCCTCCAAGCCGGGCGCAGCATTGCGCGAACTCGTCAGTCGCAGCTACCAGGATCAGTACAGCGATCCGGGCCAGTTCGAGACGCGGAAGAATGCCTCCGGCGAGACCGTGCTCGCACTAGATAGCGGGCACGCGCATCTGATCGGTGAAGGCTTTACGCCCGAAGGACAGTTCCCCTTCATCGACAGGATGGAACTGGCCACCGGCAAGAAGGAGCGCCTGTATACGTCGCGGCTGGAAGGCCAGAAGGAAAGCATCCAGGCGTTGCTGGACCCGCAGCAGGGCACGGTACTGGTGCGGATCGAATCGCCGACCGAGTTCCCGAACTACTACGTGCGTCACCTGAAGCAACGGATCGCCCCGGTTCCAGTGACGCGTTTCGAGAATCCGTTCAAGGCCCTGCAGGGCGTGTACAAGGAAGTCCTGACCTACAAGCGCGCCGACGGGCTGCCGCTCACCGGTACCCTATACCTGCCGGCAGGCTACGACCGCACCGCCAAGCGCGAAAAGCTGCCGTTGGTGATGTGGGCCTATCCCACCGAGTACAAGGACCGCGACAGTGCGGGCCAGAACACGACGAACCCGAACGAGTTCATCTTTCCGAGCTACGGCTCGCCCGTGTACTGGGTCGCGCGCGGCTATGCCGTGCTCGACGATGCCGCATTCCCGATCGTAGGCGAGGGCAAGGACGAGCCGAACGACACGTTCATCACGCAGCTGGTGGCCAACGCAAAGGCGGCGATCGACGCCGTCGATGGGCTCGGCTACATCGATCGTTCGCGCGTGGCCGTGGGTGGCCATTCGTACGGCGCGTTCATGACCGCCAACCTGCTGACGCACTCGGATCTGTTCGCCGCCGGTATCGCGCGCAGCGGCGCGTACAACCGCACGCTGACGCCATTCGGCTTCCAGCAGGAAGAGCGCAACTACTGGGAAGCGCCCAGCGTCTACAACGACATGTCGCCCTTCATGCACGTGGAGAAGATGAAGACGCCACTACTGCTGGTGCATGGCGAGGCGGACAACAACTCCGGCACGTTCACCATGCAGAGCGAGCGCTACTTCAATGCCCTGAAGGGATTCGGCGCACCGACGCGGCTGGTCTTGCTGCCGAAGGAGAGCCACGGCTACGCGGCGAAGGAATCGGTCCTGCATCTGCTGTGGGAACAGGACCAGTGGCTGGAGCGTTACGTGAAGAACAAGGGACAGGCGGCGGGCGCTGCACCAGCCGCGGCTCGCTGA
- a CDS encoding nuclear transport factor 2 family protein — MEKAKVSMAKTAMNYVAVVLALLAGVAGCSSETPEAQLRQRFDAMQQAVEEKRVGDFMDGVSEEFTGSGGMDRAALHNLIRARTFANASVGATTGPLEVRVDGDNATASFDVLLTGSSGRLLPEQARTYDVTTAWRREEGEWRIYHAQWDASR; from the coding sequence ATGGAAAAGGCGAAGGTTTCGATGGCGAAGACGGCTATGAACTATGTTGCTGTGGTGCTGGCGTTGCTCGCCGGCGTGGCGGGCTGTAGCTCGGAGACGCCAGAAGCGCAGCTGAGGCAGCGTTTCGATGCCATGCAGCAGGCGGTCGAGGAAAAACGAGTAGGCGACTTCATGGACGGGGTCAGTGAGGAATTCACGGGATCGGGCGGGATGGATCGTGCTGCGCTGCACAACCTGATTCGAGCCCGCACATTCGCCAATGCGAGCGTCGGTGCCACGACGGGGCCGTTGGAGGTGCGCGTGGATGGCGACAACGCGACAGCCTCATTCGATGTACTGCTGACGGGCAGTAGCGGTCGGCTCCTGCCGGAGCAGGCGCGCACCTACGACGTTACGACTGCCTGGCGCCGGGAAGAGGGCGAATGGCGGATCTACCATGCCCAATGGGACGCATCGCGCTGA